In Fimbriimonadaceae bacterium, the following are encoded in one genomic region:
- a CDS encoding redoxin family protein, with product MTDHQGSPFIDFTLGSLDTRAARANHPLLVIFWRTGCPTCRFALPFFDRMARAYPSATVAGISQDSRETTTDYCLEQGIAMDQVIDEDLAVTRSYGLTVVPSYVLTDASGSVLEAGEGWDRALAEKVSRRIAEAVGEPAVALIGAEETVPAFKPG from the coding sequence ATGACCGACCATCAGGGATCTCCCTTCATCGACTTCACGCTCGGCTCGCTGGACACGAGGGCGGCTCGAGCGAACCACCCCCTTCTCGTGATCTTTTGGCGCACCGGATGTCCCACGTGCCGATTCGCCCTCCCGTTCTTCGACCGGATGGCGCGCGCCTACCCGTCCGCGACCGTGGCAGGCATCAGCCAGGACAGTCGCGAAACCACGACCGACTACTGCTTGGAGCAGGGCATTGCGATGGACCAAGTGATCGATGAGGATCTGGCCGTCACGCGCTCCTACGGGCTCACGGTCGTGCCGTCCTACGTGCTCACCGACGCCTCGGGCTCCGTCCTCGAGGCCGGCGAAGGCTGGGACCGCGCGCTGGCCGAAAAAGTCTCGCGCAGAATCGCCGAAGCGGTGGGCGAACCCGCCGTGGCCCTCATCGGGGCTGAGGAGACCGTTCCCGCATTCAAACCGGGCTGA